The window GTTCTCCGGTGGCCATACGGTTGGTGGGTCGAACGACGGTGTAATATACGGGTGCGGCGGCCGAGAGACCGGGAACGGAGCGAGGTCGCTATCCCGCCGCGCTGTCAGAAACCGGCTCCTGTTCGTCGACGCGATCCTCGTCGATGTACTTCTCCTTCCAGGTCCCCCGGGCGAACCAGGCCACGCCGACGATCGCCCCGAGGACGTTACCGACGGCCATGCCGACCCAGATCCCGGTTTCGCCCCAGCCCAGGATGAATACGAGGGTGAAGACGGTACCGACGCGCCCGACCCACAGCGTGATGATCGAGATGACCATCGCGGTCTTCGTGTTGCCGGCCCCGCGGAACGCCCCAAGCATCACCTGCGAGACGCCGATGAAGGCGAACTCGACCGACCGAATCCGGACGTACTCGACCCCGAGGGCGATCGTCTCGGGGGCATCGGGGACGTCCCCGAGGAACACGCTGACGATCGGTTCCGTGAACGCCACGGCGATCACGGCGACCAGCAGCATGACGCCGGCACCCGTCGAGGCGGCGAGCCACGCCGAGCGCGATGCGCGATCCGCCCGATCCGCCCCGAGGTTCTGCCCCACCATCGTGTCGATCGCGCGCCCCAACCCCATCGCCGGCAGGAAGACCAACGAGATCAGCCGGTTGCCCAGCCCGTAGGCCGAGACGACCGGGGGCGAGAACGTGACGACGATCGCGGTCAGGGCGATCATCGCCAGGGCGCTCGTGCTCTGTTCGACCATGCTCGGCGTTCCCAGCCGGACGATGTCCTCGATGAACCCGAAGTCGGGCCGGAGGTGCGCGAGGTCGACCGTGGGGCCCAGTCCGGTCCCGAACAGCAGCCAGAGGCCGATTCCGGTCCCGACTCCGCGAGCGAGGACTGTCGCGAGGGCGGCGCCCTCGATTCCCAGTCCCGTAAAGCCAACTGCGGCGAACAGACTCTCCTCGAGGGCGGTCAACCCGAGCCACGCGAACAGGGGGTTGTCCTGGAACCCGAAGATGAATATCGGGTCGAGAACGACGTTGACGGCGACGGAGACGACCATCACCAGCATCGGCGTCCGAGTGTCGCCGTAGCCCCGCATCAGCGACGAGAAGATGAAGAACCCGAACATCAGCGGGAGGCCGAGGAAGATGACCTCCATGTAGTCCGCCGCCAGTGGGATGACGCTCGCGGAAGTCTCCGGATCGCTGGGCAGGAGTTCGAGCGCCGGCCGCGTGTAGAAGTAGCCGGCGATGCCGAGCAGAATCGAGAGGCCGCCGACGAACGAGACGGTCTGGCCGGCGACCAGCCCTGCCGAGCGGTCGCCGGTCGCGCCGGTATACTGGGCGACGAGGATCGCTCCGGCGGTAGTGAACCCGCCGGCGACGGCGATCAGCAGAAAGATCAGCGGGAACGCGAGGCTGATCGCCCCGACGGCCTCCGCCGAGAGCCGCCCCAGATACAGCGTGTCGACGACGTTGTAGGTGACCTGGAGTAACTGGATGACGACGATCGGCCAGGCCAGGTGAAAGAGCGGCTTCACGAGGCTCCCGCGGGTGATCGAACTCCCGCCGGGAACCGACTTCATGTCGGGATTCGCTTTCGAACCTTCGTCGGGAGCGCCGTCGCTGGGCGTCCCCTCCTCGGCGGACTCGTCGTCCGCGAGGGGGTCCTCGTCGGGGCCGGAGGGTGGTTGCTCTGGACTCATCTCTCACTCTACGGCGTCGGTCCGATGACGTCCGCCGACAGGAAATCCGTGGCACGAACGATCACTGCCAGCAATTGCGTCCTATCGGGGACCGGTCGCGCCTGCTGACTAAGTAGTCAGTTACGGGCGGTAAAGCTCTTTCGAAACGAAGGTCCCTCGAGCCGGGCCGGAGGTGACGACCGGCCGCGACTACCGGAGACAGGCCGCCACGACCTCGAGCATGTCCTCGCCGCGGACCTCCTCGGCGAACAGGGGGACGCGTTTGACGTCGGTGCCCCGGAACAGGTCCTGTGCTTCGGCCAGCGCGGACTGCTGGACGTCCCAGCGTCGCTGGCAGAACTCGCAGTCGTCCAGGTTGGGCTGGAGGAACTCGGCGCCCTCCACGTCGTCGGTGACGTCCGACAGCGGTTCCATCACCCGGTTGACGACGACGGTTCCGACCGGGATCGAGAACTCCTCGAGTTGCTCGCGCAGCCGTTTGGACTCGAAGACGCTCATCTCCTCGGGGATCAGGACGATCCGGAAGTCCGTCCGTGCCGGGTCCTGCAGCGCCGCGCGGAGCCGTTCGATCCGCTCGCGGAGGACCTGCAGGTCCTCGAGGTCGGCCGACTCCTCGGGTTCCGGCTCCTCACCGCCGAACATCCCCTTCATGTTCTCGAACATGCCCCCGATTCGCTGGCGGAACTGGAGGATGCGGCCGACCATCGTATCCATGATCTCGGGCAACTCGAGCAGGCGGAGGGTGTGACCGGTCGGGGCCGTGTCGACGACGACCCGGTCGAACCGTTCGTCGTCCATGTACTCGAGCAGCAGTTGCATCGCGGCGGCTTCGTCCGCACCGGGCATGGAGCCGCCGAACAGCGCGTCCATCGGGGAGTCGTCGCCGAACATCTCGCCGAGGCCGCCGAGGGGGCCGCCGGCTCCCGGTCCCGTTCCCGCTCCGTCGCCGCCCACGAACGCCGCCTCGCCGCGCTCGATCGCCGCTTCGGGGTCGATCTCGGCCCCGTAGAGCGGCACGTCCTCGCGGAGCCGCGCGGGTTCGGCGGGGACGTCGGTCTCGAACGTGTCAGACAGGGAGTGTGCGGGGTCCGTCGAGACGACGAGGGTGCGAACGCCCGAGCGGGCGCTGTCGAGCGCCGTCGCGGCCGCCATCGTCGTCTTCCCGACGCCGCCTTTGCCGCCGTAGAGGACGTAGTCGGGGCCGTCGATCGGCTCGTCGGAGGGCTCGACGTCGATCGTGTCCCGCTCGTCGCCGACCGACTCGGTCGGCGTCACTTCGATGGTGTTGTCGCCGTCAGCGTCCACATCGGTTCCGGTATCCGCCTCCTCGTCGACCGGCTCGACGTCGATTCCGCTCATACCACCCCGTTTTCCGGCCGTACACGAGTATTCGTCGGTCTCGAGTCACTCGCGAAGAGAGAGAGGGACGACGCCCCGAACGTTCACGGGATCCGACCCCTCCGAACGTATACGCCGGTCGCCGACGTGGATCGGGACGGAGACATGACGACGGACTCCCACCCACCGCGGGACTCGGCCGACTGGGACACTCCCGACTGCTGTCCGTTCTGCGGGGCGACACTCCCCGACGGCGGCGGCGGATTTATGGACCACGTCGACGAGACGCCGGTCTGTGACGAACGCTTCCGGGACTGGCTCGAGCGGGTTCGCGAGGACATGGAGGGCGAGTGGGGCGGGTAGCGACCCGCCCGGATCCGCTCACTCGAAGTACGTTGCCAGCCGGTCGGCCGCCTCCTCGACCCGCGGAGTGACCAGGGCAAACCGGATCCAGTCGGACCGGGAGTCGCCGAACGCGGTCCCCGGCATCCCCGCGACGCCCGCCTCGTCGATCAACTCGAAGACGTTCTCGAGCGTCCCGGGGTACTCCTCGAAGCGGGCCATCACGTAGAACGCACCCTCGGGCTCGGTGTAGGACGCTCCCGCGGCATCCAGGGCGTCAGTAAAGGCGTCGACCCGCTCGCGCAGCAGGTCGCGGTTTCGCTCGTAGTAGTCGGGGTCGGTCTCGCGCAGCGCCTGCAGGACGGCGTACTGGGAGGGGCGGCTGCCGGCCACGTTGACGAGCATGTGCCGGCTCTTGGCGTTCTCGACCAGTTCCGGCGGGAAGATCGCGTAGCCGACACGGAATCCGGTGATCGCCAGCGACTTCGAAAAGGCGTTGGTGACGATCCGGTGATCCGACTCGACCTCGAGCGCGCTCGAGAAGTTCCCGGCGAGGTCGAAGTGGTCGTACACCTCGTCGCTCACCAGGACGGCGTCGTACTCCTCGGCGATCGCGACGAGTTCCCGGACCGTCTCCTCGGGGTAGACCGCACCGGTCGGGTTGTTCGGCGAGTTGGCGACGATCGCGGCGGTGTCCTCGCTTGCGGCCTCGCGGACGGCCGCGGGATCGAGCTGACCGGTCTCGTCGGTCGACACGTAGGTCTGGGTGCCCCCGAGCATCGTCGTCTTTCCGGGATAGTAAGGGTAGACGGGGTCGGCGAGGACGATCTCGTCGCCGCGGTCGCGCTCTAGCGCGCGGGCCATCGCGAGGTAGTTGGCCTCGCCGGCCCCGTTCGTGACGACGACCTGTTCGGCGTCTACGCCCCGTCGGGCGGCGATCTCCTCGCGGAGTTCGTGCAGTCCCGGGCTGGGCGGGTACTGGAACGCGTCCGGCTCGAGGTCGGCGTACTCGTGGAGCGCGTCCCGGAGCGCTTCGGGCGGCTCCCAGTCGGGGTTTCCGCTGACCATGTCGATGACGTCTCCCTCCGCCTGCGAGGCGTACTCCATCACGCGGAAGAAAAGCGGCGTCTCGTATTCCATGGGGGTGTCTGGGGGCCGGTCCTACGTCGGTCTTTCCGTTCCCGTTCCCGTTCCCGATACCGCTCCCGTCGGCTCGAGTTCGCGGTCTCCCCTGCAGTCCACGCTTTGACAACGATCCGGCCCGTCCGCTCGCGTATGAACGACGACATCGATCGAGAACTCCCGATGGACGTCGCGGACGCCCTCCGAGAGACGGACGGAACGGTCGCCGTGGCCGAATCCTGTACGGGTGGACTGATCGGCGCGGCCCTCACCGCCATCCCCGGCGCGAGCGACTACTTCCACTCGGGGTCGACCACCTACGCCTACGACGCCAAACGTCGCCGGCTGGGCGTCAGCCGCGAGGCGCTGGACGAACACGGGGCCGTCTCCGAACCCGTCGCGCGCCAGATGGCTCGCGGGGTCCGCGACGTCGCGGACGTTACCTGGGGCGTCTCCACTACGGGGATTGCCGGCCCGACGGGCGGCACCGAGGAGAACCCCGTCGGCACAGTCTACATCGGCGTCGCCTACGCCGGCCCGTGGGGAAGCGAGTCCTCCTACGCGACCGTCTCCCGCTACGAGTTCGACGGCGACCGCGCCGCGGTCCGCGCGAAGACCGTCGACCGTGCGCTCGAGGACCTGCTCGCGGAGCTCGAGCGGGTTCGATCGACGGAGGCAGACGGGGCGGACGACTGACGCTGGGCGCTACGGGGTCGGGACGTTCCGTCGAGACTGTCGAGACCGTCGAGTACTCGAGGCCGACAGGTACCCGAGACCTCATCCTCACCCTCGCCCGACGTTCCCTCGAGAGGAAAACTATTCGGAACTCGACTCTCCAGTAGCGGATAATGAACAAGCGAGGACACGTTCTCAACGCCATGCTACTCAGCCTCGGGCTGGGGTATCTCTTCGAGCCCGCCGGGAACCTCGAGACCTTCCGAACGATCGTCACCATCGGGGTGCCCGTCACGCTCGGAGCGCTGGTTCCCGACGTCGACACCGCCTTCGGCAAGCACCGCAAGACCCTGCACAACCTCCCGCTGCTGGTCGGCTTCGTCGCGTTCCCGGAACTGTTCGGCAACCTCGAGTACGTCTGGATCGGCGTGCTCACCCACTACGTCCTCGACGTCGCGGGGAGCAAACGCGGCATCGCGCTGTTCTACCCGGTCTGGAAGAAGGAGTTCGGGCTGCCGCTGGGCGTCCCGGTCAGCAGCAGTCGCGCGGACCTGATGACCGTGTTCGTGACGGCGCTCGAACTCGGCATCGCCGCGCTCGTCGTCTACGACGTCCCGCAGTACGGGGTCCAGGTGGCTCGGCAGTCCGTCGGACTGTAGCGTCGGGTCGACGCTCGTTTCTCGATCCGGGGCCGCGTTCTCGAAGCGATCTCGAGGGAGTGGGACCGATCTTGCCGGGATGTCCAGCGAGGCTCCCGCGGAGCGCGGCGAAGGTCCGTCATCGCCGACTCGAGAAGCGGGTCGGGACGAAGACGGCCGCGGCCGTCGCGAGGCCGGCGGCGCCGCCCGCGGCGTACGCCGACGAGAGCACGACCAGCGCGAGCGCCGTGAGCAGCGGGAGCAATGCCAGCGCGGCGAGCCCTCCTCTGACGGCGGCGGGCCGGGATCTCAGCGCCGATCGACGGGTCGAACGCGGCTCCGCGCCCAGGTGGCGCTCGAGCGCGACGAGTTGCCACCCGCCGAACGCGCCGAGGGCGGCCCCCAGCACGGCAAAGCCCTCGATCGCGGCGTCGGTGCCGAGGGTCGCGAGGAAGAATCCTCCGAAGACGACGGCCAGGCCGAACGAGACTGTCGCGCCGTCGACCGGCAGGCGGCGCACGAGGTGCCACGTTCCCGCGAGCAGAGTCAGGCCGACGGCGACGCCGACGACGACGTCGATCACGTAGTGGACGCCGAGGGCGACGCGGGTGAACGAGACCGTCGCGACGACCGCCGCGGCCGCGCCGAACCGCGTTCGGGCCGTCCCGACCGGCAGGAGCGCCGCCAGGCCGACGTAGACGATCGTTACGTTGACGGCGTGCCCGCTCGGGAAGCCGTAGCCGGTCGCGAAGGCGGTCGCCTCGTACAGCGGCTGGACGACCGGCGGCAGGAGTTCGGTCTCGAGCAGCGGCCGGTCCGGTCGCGGGAACCCGAACAGTTCCTTGAGCCCGTTGTAGAGGCCGATACCGGAGAGCCAGACGCCCGCGAGCGTGGCGACGTCGTCGCGGTTCGGCACGCCGAACCAGTAGAGGGCGGCGAAGACCGTTGCGAGAAACCAAATATCGCCCAGTTGCGTGAGTAACGCGAGGACAACGGCTCCCCACTCGGGGAGGTACTGCTGGACTACCTCGACTCCGCCGATACCGCGGGACATGCGGGCGGGTACGAAGCGGGGAACAAAAAGCCGCCCGTAATTCGCCGTCAGGCTAGTCGCGGTTCCGGTTCGGAACCCACTCGTCGCAGGCGTCCATGTCGTCCATCGCGGTCTCGTGGCGGGTACAGTACGGCACCATGCCGGAGGAGGACCGTGCGTACTCGAAGTGGCGGCAGTTACCGCAGTAGCGGTCGGCCGGTTCGGCCTCCGATGCGGAACCGGGGGAGCCGACGATTTCCGCGCCGTCCGCGCCGCCGTCGAGCGGCGAGGTGATATCGGCGGCGGCCGATCCCCCGTCGCTCGTGGCCGGGCCGGCGGCGTCGGCGATCGGTCCCCCGGAACTGGTCCCGGCTCCGGAAGCCGCACCGACCGAACCGGCGTCTCCGGACTCGGCGTCCGTGTTCGTCTGCGTCTCGACGTCGCCGTCCGGCGTCGACCCGAGGAACCCGATCCCGCCGAGGCCGCCGGTCGAGTCGTCGCTGTCCTCGACCTCGAGGACCGTCTTGTTCTTCCGGGTGACGTTCATCTCGAGCATCCCGCCGGGATCGTTGCGCGTCTTGAAGTTGACGACGGCGGTGAACAGACACCAGACGGCCGTAAAGAGTCCGAGAAGGTAGATCGCCGAGACCTCGAGCGTGAGCTGGTCGCTGCCGTAGCGCCAGTTTTCGGGGTAGGCGTACCAGAAGAGGCTGACCCCGAGCAGGCAGAGGCTGGCGCTGATCGCGGCCGCGGCCCGGACCCGCGGGCCGGCCGGCAGGACGATGAAGACGCCGACGAGCGCGGCCGGGACGCCCAGCCCAGCCAGGACGCCGGCGACCTGGACGACGACGAACTGGTCGGCTATCCCCCAGTCGACGACGCCGATCGCGAGGCCGGCGAACAGATCGGTCGTCGCCACGAGGACGGCGACGATCGCAAGCGCCGCCCCCAGCAGAACGAGCGCCGTGCCCGCGTACAGCCGCCGGAGGCTCGTCACCTCTCGTTCGGTCCCCTCGTAGACCTCCGTCAGGCTTGTCATACCCGGTCCGTTCGACCTCCCGTCACAAAACGGTACGTCAGACACACCTCGAGAGTCGGAGAGGTGACGTGGGCTCGAGAGCGACTGCCGGTCGGTGGACCGTCCGGAGCGGACGCCCGAATCGCGCGGCCCTCGACGGGGGCTGTTGTCATCCGGTGTGGGAACAGTGTGCGAAGGTTTATACTGGTCACATGGATAATGAGGCGTAGGTGGCAATGCCATGCCAGGACAATCGAGACAGAACCGACGTGCGTTCCTGAGGACTGCCGCGGCGACCGGGACCGCGGCGACGCTCGGGGGGATCGCAGGCTGTACGGGATTCCTCGAGGACCAGAGCCTGACCGTCGCCGTCTACGGCGGCGTTTTCCAGGACGTACTGGACGACGAACTGTTCGAACCGTTCAACGAAGAGGTCGACTTCGAGGCGACCTCCCAGGAACAGCCGACTGCCGAGGAGGCGCTGGCCCAGTACGAGAGCGCCGTCGACGCGGGCGAAGCGCCGGTCGACGTCGCGATCATGTCCACGGTCGGCGTCCTGCGGGGACTCAATTCCGATCTGTGGCACATCTGGGAGAGCGAAGACGAGTTCGAGAACCTCCAGTACATCAGCGACGACCTGATCGAGGAGGCCGACGGCGGCATCGCCAGCGTCGGCGCGCTCTCGTGGTACATCAACCTCGTCCAGAACACCGAGGTCATCGAGGAGTCGCTGGATAGCTGGGAGGCTCTCTGGGACGAGGAGTACGAGGACACCTTCGGGCTGCTCGGACTCGCGTCGAACTCGTTCCTGCTGGATATCACCGCCGAAGTCTACTTCGACGGCCAGGAGACCCTGCAGGATCGGGAAGGCGTCGAGGAGGTCTTCGAGCAACTCGAGGGGGTCACCGACCAGGCGAACTTCTGGTACGAGAACGAGGCGGAGTTCCAGCAACGGCTCCGGGACGGCGAGGTGCCGGCCGGGATGCTCTACAGTGACATCACGAAGGTGATGCAGGACGACGGCGCACCCGTTCAGTCGAACTTCGTCGAGGAGGGGTCGGTACTCGACTCCGGCTCGTGGGTGGCACTCGAAACCACAGAGTTGACCGAGGAAGCCCGCCAGTTCATCGACTACGCCAGCCGACCCGAGGTCCAGGACCGCGTTGCCGAGAGCCTCTATACGGCGCCGACGATCGACCGCGAGCACTCCGAAATCGACGACGAGACCTACGAGGAGATCGCCGGTCCGGGCCCCGAGGAAGCGATCGTCCCCCACTACGAACTCTACCTCGAGGAGGAAGAGTGGGTGAACGAACGCTGGGAAGAGTTCATCATCGGCTAATCGATGAGCGCTATCACACTCGACGGCGTCAGGAAGCGGTATCCGGGCGGCGTACTCGCGGTCAAGGGCGTCGATATCGACATCGAGAGCGGCGAGTTCGTTACGCTCGTCGGTCCCTCGGGCTGTGGGAAGACGACGACGCTGCGGACGATCGCCGGCTTCGAGCGGCCGACCGACGGCACGGTGTCGATCGCCGACGAGGAGGTTACCGACCTGCCGCCGTACGAACGCGACACGGGGATGGTCTTCCAGGACTTCGCGCTGTTCCCGCATATGACCATCCACGAGAACGTCGCCTACGGAATGGAGGCCGACGGCGGCTACACCGACGAGGAGATCGACGCCCGCGTGGCGGAGATGCTCGAACTCGTCGAACTGCCGGAGATGGGCGACCGGACGCCGGACCAGCTGTCAGGCGGCCAGCAACAGCGCGTGGCGCTGGCACGGGCGCTCGCGCCGAAGCCGCAGGCGCTGTTGCTCGACGAACCGCTCGCGAGCCTCGACAAGAAGCTCCGCGAGCAGATGCAGGTCGAACTCCGGCGGATCCAGCAGGAGGTCGGCATCACGACCGTCTTCGTCACGCACAACCAGGAGGAGGCGCTGACGATGTCCGACCGGATCGCCGTGATGAATGACGGCCGCTTCGAACAGGTCGGCCCGCCGGGCGAGGTCTACGACGAGCCCAAGACCCGGTTCGTCGCGGACTTCCTCGGCACGGCCAACATCTTTGACGGCTCCGTCCGCGCCGTCGAGAACGGCCGCGCGACCGTCGAGTGTGACGACGTAACGCTCCGGACACGAGCCACGAGCGGCGTCAAGACGGGCGACGACGTCTCCGTCGTGATCCGGCCCGAGCGGTTCGAACTCTCGACCGCGACGACCGACGGCGGGACGACCGCCGAGGCGGATGGTGCCGACCTCAACGTTTTCGAGGGCGAGATCACCTTCCGGCGGCACCTCGGCAGCAGCATCGAGTACCACCTCGAGACGCTCGAGGGACGGGAACTCGTGGTCGTCCGGCGGAGCGGCCACGACGAACGAACGGCCGGCGAACGCGTGTCGGTCCGGGTCGAGGCCGACGACTGCCGGATCGTGGAGGCATAGATGGCGACGGAAACACCACCGACGGACGCCGATAGCGCGGGCACGGGTGCGGGCGGCTCCGAGGGGCCGGAGTCGGCGGCCGGCGAGTCCGGCCGCGCCGGCCTGAAGGCCAACGCGAAGTGGTACATCGTCTCGTACCCGATGTTCTGGCTGGGGCTGATCTTCCTCGTCCCGCTGGGGATGCTGTTCGTGTTCAGTTTCTACGTGAACATCCCCGGTGGCCGGTACGAGGCCGGCCTCACGCTCGAGAACTACGTCCGGTTCCTGACTACCCGACTCTACCTCCGCCAGCTGTGGCTGACGATCGAGATCTCGCTGGTCACGGCGGCGCTGTCCTTGCTGCTCGGGTATCCCATCGCGTACTACCTCGCGCAGATGAAGCGGGCGTGGCTGCGCAGCGTGCTGTTGATCACGATCATCTCCTCGCTGTGGGTGACGTACGTCATTCGCGCCTACGCGTGGCAGGTGATCCTCGCCTCGGGCGGTATCCTGAGTTCGATCGGGGTCTCACTGGGACTTCTGTCCGAACCCCAGTCGTTCTACCCCGGCTACTGGGGGCTGATCGTCGGCATGGTGTACGTCTTCCTGCCGTTCATGATCCTCACCCTCTACAGTAGCATCCGCAACATCGACGGCGAGTTGCTCGAGGCTTCGAAGAACCTCGGTGCGGGCCCGACCAGGACGTTTCGCCGCGTGACGCTCCCGCTGTCGAAAAACGGAATCATGAGCGGCTCGTCGCTCGTGTTCATCCTGGCGCTTGGCTCGTACGTCCTGCCGCGGCTGCTCGGGAGTTCCGCCGAACGGACCCTGCCCGTGCTGATCGAACAACAGATCATGGCCGAGGCGAACTACCCCTTCGGCGCCGCCATGAGCATCGGCCTGATCGTCGTCGTCGTCGCCTTCCTGTGGGTGTTGGTCCAGTTTACGAACCTCACGACGGCGAGCCTCGGCGGCTCGGAACCGGCCGCGACCGACGGCGGAACGACGACCGCGACGGCCCCCTCGAGCGGCGTCTTCGGCCGACTCCGGAACGGGCTCGGCTCGCTCGCCGGGATCCTCGGCCTGACTCGCGCCGCCGCTGGGATCGGCTCGGCCGTCGACGTGGTCGACCCGCGGACCCGGGAACGAGTCCTCTCGGTCGTTAGCAAGGCCTACGCGACGGCAGTGATGGTGTTCATCGCCGCGCCGCTTGCCATCATCGTCGCGGTCTCGATCACCCCCGAGCAGTTCCTCACGTTCCCGCCCGGCGGGTTCTCGCTGCAATGGTACGTCGAGTTCTTCACCGATCCCGACTGGGTGCTGGCGCTCGTCAACAGCCTCGGGATCGCCGCCGCCGTCGCGCTGCTGAGCACGACGATCGGTGGCAGCCTGGCGTTCGCGCTCGACCGCTTCGACTACCGGCTGGGAGCGATCTTCGGCACGTTCGGCGTCCTGCCGATCCTCGTGCCGCCGGTGATCGTCGGGGTCGCGTTCCTCGTGTTCTTCCTGGAACTCGGGCTCGCTGGCTCCCGGTTGAGTATCATCGTCGCCCACGGGATCTTCTACGCACCGTTCCCGTTCATCCTGATCTCACAGGGGCTCGGCGAGATCGACCGGAGTTACGAGGAGGCCGCGATGAACCTGGGTGCGTCGCCCCGCCGGACGATCCGGACGGTCACGTACCCGCTGTTGCGGGCAAACGTCGTCTCCGGGGCCCTGTTCGCGTTCATCCTCTCGCTGAACGAGTACATCATCGCGTGGCTCCTGTCGCTGTTCTTAGTCGAGACGATCCCGATCCAGATCTTCAACTCGCTGCGGTACGGTTACTCGCCGACGATCGCGGCCGCGAGCGTGGTCTTCATCGCGTTGACCGTCATCGTGATGACCTCGATCGACCGCATGTCCGGGGGGATCTGGGAGTGACCGGCGAGCGCGTCCGCGTCCGCGTCGCCGTCGCCCAGACCATCCCCGAGTTCGGAGCCGTCGACCGGAACCGGCGACGAACCCTCGAGATCGTCCGGGAAAACGCC of the Halobiforma lacisalsi AJ5 genome contains:
- a CDS encoding ABC transporter permease subunit; translation: MATETPPTDADSAGTGAGGSEGPESAAGESGRAGLKANAKWYIVSYPMFWLGLIFLVPLGMLFVFSFYVNIPGGRYEAGLTLENYVRFLTTRLYLRQLWLTIEISLVTAALSLLLGYPIAYYLAQMKRAWLRSVLLITIISSLWVTYVIRAYAWQVILASGGILSSIGVSLGLLSEPQSFYPGYWGLIVGMVYVFLPFMILTLYSSIRNIDGELLEASKNLGAGPTRTFRRVTLPLSKNGIMSGSSLVFILALGSYVLPRLLGSSAERTLPVLIEQQIMAEANYPFGAAMSIGLIVVVVAFLWVLVQFTNLTTASLGGSEPAATDGGTTTATAPSSGVFGRLRNGLGSLAGILGLTRAAAGIGSAVDVVDPRTRERVLSVVSKAYATAVMVFIAAPLAIIVAVSITPEQFLTFPPGGFSLQWYVEFFTDPDWVLALVNSLGIAAAVALLSTTIGGSLAFALDRFDYRLGAIFGTFGVLPILVPPVIVGVAFLVFFLELGLAGSRLSIIVAHGIFYAPFPFILISQGLGEIDRSYEEAAMNLGASPRRTIRTVTYPLLRANVVSGALFAFILSLNEYIIAWLLSLFLVETIPIQIFNSLRYGYSPTIAAASVVFIALTVIVMTSIDRMSGGIWE